From Rutidosis leptorrhynchoides isolate AG116_Rl617_1_P2 chromosome 3, CSIRO_AGI_Rlap_v1, whole genome shotgun sequence, a single genomic window includes:
- the LOC139902584 gene encoding uncharacterized protein produces the protein MCHQKGCQSFEDIRTVNKVVHSTYRLACQSASLLGDDKEWATTWEEASASVTASQLRSLFAHILAYCLVSNQVELWDNHWKLMSDNIPLRAAVALNMPTLYINDEDLHNYNLFEVEVLLNQCLKLISDYALPTLPPDLLVDLANRLIMEEKNYNRESLEVERLEMERSMNSEQKQVYQLVTNSSIFNQPELVFVYGHDGTGKTFLWKSIITALRAKGNIVLVVASSSVASLLLPSGRTAHSRFKLPLDLTDESMCNIKKNT, from the coding sequence ATGTGCCATCAAAAGGGTTGCCAAAGTTTTGAAGATATCAGAACTGTTAACAAAGTTGTCCATAGTACATATAGGCTGGCTTGCCAGTCTGCTAGTTTGTTAGGCGACGATAAAGAATGGGCAACGACATGGGAGGAAGCATCTGCGTCTGTAACTGCTTCACAGCTTCGCTCCCTTTTTGCTCATATTTTGGCATACTGCCTGGTAAGTAATCAAGTTGAACTCTGGGATAACCATTGGAAATTGATGTCTGACAACATACCACTACGTGCAGCAGTGGCATTAAATATGCCAACGCTGTACATAAATGATGAGGACCTCCATAATTATAATCTGTTTGAGGTTGAAgtccttttaaatcaatgtttgaaGTTAATTTCTGATTATGCGCTTCCAACATTACCACCTGACCTCCTTGTCGATCTAGCAAACAGGCTAATCATGGAGGAAAAAAACTACAACCGTGAATCTCTTGAAGTCGAACGATTAGAAATGGAACGTAGTATGAACTCAGAACAGAAACAAGTGTATCAACTGGTAACAAATTCTTCTATTTTTAACCAACCTGAATTGGTTTTTGTGTATGGGCATGACGGTACGGGCAAAACATTCTTATGGAAGTCAATTATCACAGCATTAAGAGCAAAAGGGAATATTGTATTGGTTGTGGCATCGTCCAGTGTTGCTTCTCTGCTACTGCCTTCGGGAAGAACTGCGCATTCTCGGTTCAAACTACCATTGGACCTAACAGATGAATCAATGTGTAATATAAAGAAAAATACTTAG